Below is a genomic region from Mustela lutreola isolate mMusLut2 chromosome 1, mMusLut2.pri, whole genome shotgun sequence.
gatACTGATCGCAGTCCCTGAACCACGATTTTCCAACTCAGAAATGGTCTGAAGATGAGAAATGTTTTCATAAATCTGGCTCAAAGTCATTTGGCGGCAAAACTGCCCCTAATTGAAGTGAATCTGGCTTAGTATAAATATGAGTGTTTTGCTGAAGAAATATTAACAGTTAATTATGGGATATTACTCTATAGCAATTGGGGCTGTATATGCATCTTATTGCCTATTTTCTGAAGCACTAAAAATTCTGAATTCGGCTGTACATCTGGCCATGAAGTTTGAATGAAAGTGGATATAGGTCTGTAATATATTCCTTAAAGGATTTTGTAAGGATAAAAAGTAATATTTGTATTGTGCTTGGCATGCGGTAGCTGCccagtaaatggtagctattaattttatataaatttggtTAAATTGTGGGGTTTCTCCCCATTCTGAGGAATCTGCATTCAAGTCTGAAGGAGAGCTGTGGAAATGGTCGATAGCTGTTCACCTGTGGACTTTTCCTGGGAGTCCCAGTCCTGGGAGTTCGGTCTCACACTTCTAGCCACTGCACACTCTTCCTCCAAATGCCTTTCATCCCTGTTTTTCTCTCACTTGAGAGTTCTTGGGAGCATACTTGATGTCAGACAGCAGTGGAAAACATCAGGAGGCTCTAGAGACCGGCAGCTGTTAGCTCTAGTCTTTTTTCCACCCTCGCCTCCCTGCCAGCCCATGGGAATCAAGCAGTGGAAATTTTCATAGGGAGTCTAGTTCTCCAGTGCTTAATAGTTATAGCTTCCTATATCTTCTTGGTAATTTGAGGAAATTATTGTTATGGAGTGAGGAACTGAGGCAAATAGGTGACAGAAAGAAGAATGGTGAGGGAAGGAGACTGGGAAGGGGTTTATTGACCTTGCTTACTTTAAGAGTGGGAGAGGTGTGTTGATAAGGAAGGGTAGTATTCTTTAAGGTTGTTGCTCTCAAAAACCTGTCCAGCTTTTATAGGAGCTCATGGTTAGATGTCAGCTCCTAAACCGTACGTTGTAGTTGAGGATTAAAACATTTGGCAGTGCAGTGAAAGGAATCATTGTGGCCTGGTAACAACAGTTTCTGTGAAGAGCTGCCATAGAGCTCAGTAGTAGCTGTTAATTCTGTTTCTTTGACTTGACTGCAAAGCCTGAAGCCTGGCCTCTCTATACTTGAGAGGGAAGGAGTTGGTGAATGGTTTTTAAACACCctcaatgggggtgggggtggggcgcctgggtggctcctgtcAGTTGGTTGGTTaaagcctgccttgggctcacgtcatgatcctaggCCCACACggaggctcccggctcagtgggagtctgtttctccctctccctcagccattccccctacttgtgcaccctctctctgtcaaataaataaagagtatcttttaaaaataaatacataaatactctgaacatattcatttattcatcaaaccTTCACTGAGTATATTTGTATGCCAGACACTGCATGAAATGATTTTATTAGTATGGTGCCCAGTAAACACTAATTTTTATTAATCATGTTATATTGAACatggcaagaaaatgaaattctcatgattatgtaatttttttaagctttattctTGTTAATATGATACGCATTCATGAtaggaaattgagaaaataatacacataaaaaaGAACATGGGCCCACTAGGGTTCAGGATTCACTGTTAACATTCCAAAGTGACTGCagatactctggtttctcttcagatcgcataaatctttcgccttttaCCAAAGTGACTGCAGTATTTCCCACCAGTGGATATGCCATTAGGTATATTTTTAACCACTCCCCTGTTAggtatttcaaatgttttctttttcttaaaaagggggggggggaccaggAGTTGGTGGGATACATGAGAACTCTGTACTTTGCACTCAGTTTTCCTCTGAACCTAAAACAGCTCTAAAATTAAAGTCTGTATAAAATACACAGCAGTTCTTTCAGCTATGCTTGCTTTGAagctatggcttttttttttttcctggaaaaaatgattcttgttgggggcgcctgggtggctcagtgggttaaagcctctgcctttggctcaggtcatggtctcggggtcctgggatccagccccacattgggctctctgctcagcaaggagcctgcttctttatctctgcctgcctctctgcctacttgtgatctgtcaaataaataaataaataaatcttaaaaaaacaaaaaacgattCTTGTTTTCCTTAGGGAAGAGTAAAAGTTCAGGAAGCAGCTCATTACAGCTTActaatttgaaagagaaagaggatcAGAAATCTTAAAAGTAATATCTTTCCAGTATTTCCCACCAGTGGATATGCCATTaggtatatttttcatttattcatgaagaagtgaggaaaaaaaaaaaagaagccagagatGGACTGTAGTTAAAGCAGTAAAAACAGTTTCTTCAGAATAGTCATTGCAATGACTCAGTATAGAAAAGAGACCTCAGTATAGAACTGGGCTcagttctgggcacctgggtagctcaatgggttaaagcctctgatttccacgctcaggtcatgatcctggggtcttgggattgagccagCATCTGGCTCTTTTTGTTTGGCAGGAtcccgtttcctcctctctctctgcctacttgtgatctccgtccaataaataaataaataaataaatcttaaagaaagaaagaaagaacgaacgaacTGGGCTCAATTCTGAATACAACACGGAAAAGTGGGAATTTCTAGCCAAAGGAGCAGAGTGGAGGGGTCGGTGGATGGAAAAGATGAAGATGGAACATGTTGGGTGAGGGACGTTCTCACCACACGACCTAACCTAGTGGGATTCTTGCCAGAGGCAGACCAGGGTGATGAGATGATGGGGACTGAGGAACCCTGCCAGTAGGTCGGGGTGATCAGtagcaggattcttgctaaaattgaGCCATGCAGGGGTAGACACAAGTACAAGAGTGACTCACCGACTCCAGTTTGGTGAAGGAAAGATTCTGGCACCAGGAGGAAGAGCCAGCTTCTCAGAGTCGACTGGGCTTTGGCAGCTGCCCATGGGGTCCGGGGACAAGGGGAAGACTTGGAGGAAGGCacaggtggtgaagggatggcaagcggggaggagggaggcaggggggcggggTTGACCTCGGCCCCGGGGGGGCGGGGCCAGCCAGCCACAGGcctggtggggtggagggaaagcCTGCCCCGCCCCACGGGGCGCCTCCCAGCCCCGCTCGGGTCTATGGAGGAAAAACTCTGCTCGGGCCCCACGATTCCCATGGCCGTGGCAGCCTGCGGCACCAAGGCCATGTGCCTGTTCAAGCGGACCTTTGTGCTGAGTCCGGCCGCGGCACCCCGGGGCACAGGCGCGGGCGCCGGCTCCCCGCCGCGGGGCTGCCCCTTGTCTTCCGCCGCCTGGCCCTCCAAGGACTGGCCGCGGGGGGAGGGCGTCTGCGGCTGGCTGCGCACCCCGCCGGCAGCCTGCCGCCGGCCGCAGTCCCACTCCTGCTCCTCTGCATCTCCCACTTCAGTGTGTCTTCTCTGTCCCCAGGACTCGCTGAGCAACAGCTTGAAAACTTGCTACAAGTATCTCAATCAGACCAGTCGCAGTTTTGCAGCTGTCATTGAGGCGCTGGATGGGGAAATGCGGTGAGTGGCCAGACAGCTCCTTTTCACGTGGGGGAGGAGAGCTTTTCCTGGGGACCTTGAGCTAGTCCCGGACGTTGAGCCACTCAAGGCTACTTTCTGACAGCCCCTAGCGTTGTAGTGTCCGCTTGTGGCTCATCTAGAGCGTGCCCCACCAGAGTGAAGGAAACGTGGTCGGAACACCCATGTATTTACTCTagaatgcccttccggccggcCACTTCGCCGTCTAATAGTGTCCCTGTGGGCCCAGCTCTTTCAGGGaagcaggggggaaggggggtgggggatggtggtgTTTATTGACTCTTTTTTAGTCCTGGCAGCTGAACTCTGAGTTCTCTGAGTAGGTCATGAATTTTTCTTGGCTTCACTATGCTACTTTGCAATTCTAGTATATGGGGCTAATTCTAATAgagttgctttttttgttttttaaagttttattcaagtaatctctataccccaccTGGTACTCAAATTTAGGACTCCTATGACTAAACCAGCCCAAGTTGCTTCTGGGCAGATTGCCTGGTGAACCTGGACCAGTTGCCTTTGTGTATGATAGTAATTATTACTGAGAAGTTACTGTgttttttgactttatttttatcctcAAAAATACTAGTTCCATGTAAAAAGTTGGCCTGTTGATCTTTGTACAGTTGTTCTACGTTTGTTAAATGTAACTCATTCTGAGAGTAGTTGTGACATCCAGCtggcagggtttttgttttgttttttataaataaaccaCTGAAGTCCATTGCTCCCacttaagaaaggaaaactaagaTGTCTCGTATACAAAAAGCTTTGGCTATCCTTTCATAGTTCTTTAGAGGTGGGGTCCTAGTAGGGTTTCATAAATGACacgttattttgaaataaatatcttGGAATGTTTGTCCTGTTATATTAATAGTTTCTCCATTTTCACAGCCATGCGGTATGCATATTTTATCTGGTCCTCCGAGCCCTGGACACTCTGGAAGATGACATGACCATCAGTATAGAAAAAAAGGTTCCACTGCTACACAATTTTCACTCTTACCTTTATGAACCAGACTGGCGGTATATGGAGAGCAAGGAGAAGGATCGACAAGTGCTAGAGGACTTCCCAACGGTAGCAGAATTACATATCTCTTCTGCCTATGGTTGTGTGTATAACTGATGATGTATTTGTCAGCCAGCCCTCATCCCTATAGAGAACTGTAAAATCAGGGCAGTGTAATCTAATGTGATGGGTAAGAATCTGAAGCTACGCTGCCTGGGTTGGaatcccaccccttccccttattAACTGGTTTGGAGTGATGCGGCCTGTGTAAACCTCAGTTCTCCATCTATagtgataataatagtacccacTTCGTAGTATTGTTGTGAGGTTTGAAAAGAGTCAAGACAGGTTAGAATGGTATTAGCTACTATTACTGTTATCAGTATGTTGCCTAGAAGTCCAGTGTTTCTTCTTTTGGAaagatacatttctttcttttctttttttcttttaagattttatttatttatttgacagagatcacaagtaagaagagaggcaggcagagagaaagggggaagcaggttccctactgagcagagagcctgaaaagaggttcgatcccaggaccctgagatcatgacctgagccaaaggcagtggcttaatccactgagccacccaggtgcccctgaataagtGCTTCtttcatatcaaataaataaaaggttgaTTTAGTGAAGTCTCATGTTCTCTAACAGACCAAAGAAGCCCTTCCTTTTGTACACAGTTGTCAGAATTTGGGAGGAAGAATTGCCCTCATGTGGCTGTTGCTACTGAAATAGATCTATATTCTTGAGCGGGGAGGGCTGTAATCCACCCCATACAAAAGAGTGTTTGAGAGACTTCTTTGGAGCAAGGGCTATTTCAGATTACTGAGAGCATGTTTTTGGTgtcagagacaaaaataaaagacaataaagttcaaaccaaaagaaaagaaatctgtgagAAGTAATTACATGGAGCTGATACAGTACAatacaataaaaaacaagaaaaaggaaaaaagaacctgTGAAGAATAATTAGGTGGGGAATGAGAGCACTCACCTAGAGAAGGTACCAGTGATTTGGCTCTCCTAGAACACctctcacgacctgagctgaagaccgatgcataactgactgagccatccaggtgtcctgatGTGTATTCTTACTTAAAAAAGTTATATTCTAGCTAGAgcctccaaaaaaaagaaagaaagaaagaaagaaaaacaaaaaacctttgacACTATTTTCGAATTGAGTAGATTCATAACAAATAGTTTCTAGTTGTGGGATAAATGTCATAGGTATTTGAAAAACCAAGGCAGCCCTATCTACTCggcaaaaatgaaagaatatgaaaacgTGTGAATGTCAGAATAATTTGGGGGGATATGGCAAGTAAATGTTTAGATAATATTTCAATATGCTTAGAAAAccaaagtgggggcgcctgggtggctcagtgggttaagccgctgccttcagctcaggtcatgatctcagggtcctgggatcgagtcccatatcgggctctctgctcagcagggggcctgcttcctcctctctctgtgatctcttcccttcctctctcctactgtgttctctctctgtcaaataaataaataaaatctttaaaaaaaaaaaaaaaaaaaaaagaaaaccaaagtggtCTTTATAAATATTGCATTCCAATGAGAAAACAACAGTTTGTTCAAGCAAATTTCAACATTAAATTGATCATTTCCTATGTTGTAGTAGGGTGAGAGAACAGAGCCTCCCCTGCAGAGTGGAAACTTGCTCTGCCAGAATAGAAGGGAGCAGAGTGCACAGGCCAGGCATCACCATTTTGCTGGTGTTGACCTTTTATATCCTTAAGAATGTGAAATATACGAAGCtatgtgttggtgaggatggaaCTTCAAAATCAGAGGTCCTTTCAGCTTGTCATTCCTATTGAGATAGGAATTTATGGAAAATCGTAGTGTCTTATTTTCAGTGGGAAAGCTTTGCACACCTGCTGATCTATCCCAGCATCTCCTTGAGACAAGATGCAAAATTTGAAGGATAAAGCAGTGTCTTTGGGTTACGCGCACCATCAGTTTCGGGCAAGGTCCTAGGGCAGAACAGTTAACTTGGCCTCACTCACACAGTACTGCTCTTAGACCGAGGGAAGAAGGGCCTGCACTTCCCGGCTCCTCACTTTTAGAGGGCCCCACTCAAAGGGGTAAGGGTTCCCCAGTGCCATGGGAGTGTGCCTACCCAGATCTTATGCAGCTCGCCTTCTAGATTATATTCCAGGTGTGTGGAATTCCTTGCCCTCAGCTCCCTGAGCCTGCTTTCTGAGTTTGCAGTCTGTTTCCTCAGGCCTGTCTTCTCCAGGGTGAACCGTGCACCAGTGACCCTGCCCCTAGGTCTTCTGGGTGCTAGACAGAGTTGGGAGTGGGAGGGCCAGGCTGCAGACCAGAAGATGGGGATCGCCAGTCTCTGCTCTTGCTTTTTGGAACAGAGCCCTGAGGGAGATTTAAACTCACACCTGAGTCCTTCAGGTTGTGGTGAAGGTCTTTGTAAAAGCAAGAGAATAACACATACTGTTTAACAGATTACTAGTGTGACTGATAATTTCAAGATTTTGAGCCAGGATGGTGTGTGTGCCTCCTTTTGTGCTCTTGTCCCAGGTCCCACAGACTTTAGGCATAAGCCTAGACAGAGTTTTCTCACCAAGTGAGCCTCTCCCCAGTGTGTGTGCATTAAGATTGAATCTGGTGTTTTATGCTTTGTGGTCATTAGTCAGTATCATCTGAAGCCAGGCTTTCTAGAACTTTCGCTGTATATTATGGATTAGAGCTTATCTTTTTCGCCTGGTACTAGTGGAAACTAGTAGTCTTTGAGACCTACCCCAAACACAACTTAAAGAATAGCATagggttatttttaaatgctaatagtggtaataacatatatttattgagctaTGAATTAGTTAATGAAATATTCATtcaaagtttatattttatgGTAATGTAATTTTAACATTTAGCCTTATAGTAGGGGAGACACTATAACTTCCTGATAGAAATTTGGAAATTGATGATAAAAATGGTGGCTCATCTCCTCCGTAGAATGTAAACTGTACCAAGTTcaagtttctgttcctttccaggctgtgtatccccagtgcctagaacaaaGCTTGTTACATAGGAAGTGCTTGGTGCATGTTTGAAGGAATGAGTCTTCCCTATCATGAGGTTTGTCTAAAATGGGGCATTCTCCCTAAAATTCTTATGTTTATGTCCACTTTATGTTGAAACACCTCATTTATTATCTAATGGAAAGATGAGTGTAGAGTGAGACTTtgattttctttagaaattttagCAGTTTTTAGACTCTTCTATTTTAACAGTTATAACATTTCTGAGCTTATTGTGCAATATGTAGAAAACTAGCATGACCTAGGTGTTAGGCTTATAGATGAATCATCTGGGAGTCTTAATGAGTTCTACTGTTATTTTATCTTACGATCTGTACGTACCATGTTCCCAGTGTAAATacgtatttcatattttttttttttttttttgtgatttccaTTTCCAGATCTCCCTCGAGTTTAGAAATTTGGCTGAGAAATATCAAACAGTGATTGTTGACATTTGCCAGAAAATGGGATTTGGGATGGCGGAGTTTTTGGATAAACACGTAACCTCTGAACAAGAATGGGACAAGGTCAGTGTTTGCAAGCTGTGTTGGTGTGTGGCGCATAGAACAGAGCTGGCAGCATGTGCTATGAAGTTCAGAGTGAGGAAGAAAGTTGTCATACCAGTTCCAAGTTTTCTGGTTTTACAGCCCACCTGTGTAGCTTGAATGTCTCATCATAAACACTTTAAATAAAGGGGCTTAGAGTTGAATACTTGAAATAATCCATGCCCTAGGGAGTTTGCCATTAAGTTAGGCCGAAGTAAATATAACCTGTCCCAGAGATACAAACATTAACTGACTTGCTGTGAAATTttagatttcttaaaattaatgtaatatagAGATAGCCGAGGTTTTCAAATCTTCAAAAATGTGGTTTTGGTTATTTGCTTTCTTCCATCActgagtatgtgtgtatgtggacACACCTTAGCATCTGAATCAGTTTCCAATTCCATCTTAGCACAAGATGACTTTTAAACTCTGTGCCAGCCTGACCCCATTTGTTGAGGAGAAGTAGGTACCACTTAAACTGTTAAATTATATGTGTGTTTCCTTTCCAACTTTTTGAATATCCATCTAGAGATACTGACTTAGGATCGTGGGTGTGTTGTGCTGAGGAGTAACTCTCCAATACCGTACTTCTTCTTTCCCGTCATCTCCTTACAGAACTAACACAATGGGAGAAGTTCCAAGTTtctcagcctccctcccccagttCATATGGCCGTTAGTAATGAATATGTGTGGGGATTAGCAATGGGAGACCCCTCATGGGTGAGGTGGTCTTCCTTGGGAGGCAGGATAGCTGGAAAGGGCAATGAGAGCAGATGATGTGGCAGATAAAATTATGATGACTTTTATTTGGCCTGAGTTTACTCCTGAGCAGCAGCTGCATAGGATATGGCCAGGGTAGGAGTTAGGGGACAGGGAGAAAGTGCCTGTCTAGACAAAGTGACCTAATTGACCATGGGGACTAAACTAAGCATCAAAATACTGGATAGAAAGGAAGGATGTTGCCCATTTTCCGTAGGAATGATGTTTGTGAGACTTGTTCATCTCCCCAGTGGAAgcaaacacattttaaacatCTGAACTATGTGTGTATTTTGTATCTTTAATAGTGTTTAAGTTAGGATCTCAGAAGAGAGGTGACTACATGCATACTGAATATAGGTTCAAAGTCTGGCCTCTTAATCCTTCAGTCCTCAAAACTTGCTGGCAACATCTTTGCATCTGCTGGGTTATGCTCTCCAAGTTAGCATGAGTGATGCTGCTGCTGGAATACCCATTTATGAAATTAAAGTTAAAGCTGAAACTCCTCTGGGCCAGGAATCAGCACTGGTTAGCTGCGTGGTGACTCCCTTTTCCGCTCTGCAGACCTATTCAGGTAGTGGTAGTTTGTTGAGTATAATTTCTGATTAGATGAAATTCAGTACTTTGAGTGATTCTCCCCGCCTTCAACTTTGGAGGAAGAAAACTACTTCCAGTCTAGGAATATTTCTATCCAAAGAACTGTTATCTTAAAATCTTCTTTTCCTAGGGCAGTGCAAGGACAAactgatgtttttaattttctagtaattctttttaagtttcttttagcTGTCCACAGCTCATTTCTCTATTTTAGCCTATCTTTACTCTTTCCAGAGTCTTCCATTCTTAGACCACATTTTGAGTGCTTTCTCTTTGCCATTTCATTGTGCCTTTTGATTAGTCTGGCTTTGCGCATTTCTTTCATCCAGAGGTCCTCCTTGGGTCTTTCCTGAATGTTTACCCTTGCTGTTGTTCACCCCAGAGTGTACCTTCTTTAACTGCTCTCCACCTCTTACAGTGTATAATGGAAATTCATTTCATAGGAGTATTGCATTAAGTTGTCTTGGAATACTCTTTTTAAGAGAGGAGAGCTTTGACAAACTACTTCTACAGGAAGGAACTTCTTTGACAATCAAGAATGATGCCAagatttctttggagaaaaggcAGTTTCAGTAAAGTTGTTAGAACCTGCCTTGTAAACCAGACCACCTGGCTTTGAGTCCCTCGCCTCTAACTTCCAGATGAGTGATCTTGGGTAATTAATTGACCAAACTCTGTCTGCCCCAGTttgcacatctgtaaaatggtggtagtaataataatacatgCCTCATAAAGGTGTTTGTGAGGAGTGAATCTGCAGAGTGCTTTGAAATGTGGCAAGAACAGAGCTGTGGTACTTTGTCCTTCTATGTAATGAAGATTTTGAGACACGGCAAGATCTTGAAGTGTCCTCAAGACTAAGCTCCACTTACTATTCTACTTTCTATTAGAATATTCCTTATTCCCTCATTGCCTTCACCCTCAATTTTAGATACCAAAAAGCTTACTGTActagtttattttttcagtgaccTTTTATTCTAGGAGTAATGCATGTCCACAATAGAAATACGGAAAAGCaggtgaaaaaataaaaccatcacaCCAGCCAGAGATCAGAGGTCACTTTGGTTAAATCTTTTGTGCACGTGTTTTTTATTCTTCACATGTACATAGtgcatatttgtattttttaatcaaaatcagATCTTGTACATTCTGTTTGGAACCTgttttgggattttgttttttttggcttTTGAGATCTTTTTTATAGGCAGTTATCTCGGATGTTTCCATTATAGTAAGTACTTCATTGTTTCTTACAGTACTGTCACTATGTTGCCGGGCTGGTGGGAATTGGCCTTTCCCGTCTGTTCTCAGCCTCAGAGTTAGAAGACCCCTTAGTTGGTGAAGACACAGAATGTGCCAATTCTATGGGCCTGTTTCTGCAGAAAACAAACATCATTCGTGATTATCTGGAAGACCATCGAGAAGGAAGAGAGTTTTGGCCTCAAGAGGTAACAGATGTAGGAAATTtgagaaaagtaattttaagtactttctgagaacaaaacaaaacaaatctttcAGTTGTAAATGACAGAAATGTGAACAAACTACCTTAGACAATGTAAGAGAATATATGAAACAGGTTAGGATTTAGTTTGCTTCAGAGTAGACTGGCTAAATCCCGGGGTTCAGACTATGTATagtaatgcacacacacacacagacgctcACACAGAGGCTCTATCCTTGTTCTTTCTATCTCTTGAATAGGCTTTCTCCAAGTGGTGGATATAACAACTCATGACTCACAATCTACTAGCTTAATAAAGAAGTTCTTAGGAAGGCCCAGTTGATGAGACATGGATCCTGTGCCCAGCCCATAATCAGTTACCATGTAAGCAGAGGGCTGAGTACTCTGGCCAGACCTGGGTTATATCTTCCCAACACACAGAGTGGATTCTACCCCACCCTTAACCCCTGTCAAAAAAGGATTCTGTGGCAAGAAGGAAGACcatagagagggagaggcaaaaacTACTGAATGTTCATTATAAGAGAAGAGTTGATCtttgacttaattttaaaaaagcaagtagTCAAGGAAAGCCATGGATGTTGGCTTTATTCAGAAGGACAGCTAGAAAGTATTAGGACTATGTCCTGATTTTACTCCAGTATTTGTCTATTGCTTTCCGTAAAATGATTTCCTAAAAGCAAgcgcttttaatttttttattatttaaatattttatttatttgagagacagaacgtgaacaggggaagaggcagaggcagagggagaagcagactccccactgagcagggagcgcctccatcccaggaccctgagatcgtgcatggcctgagctgaagtcagtcacttaactgactgagccaccaggcaccccaaccaaatgattttaaagtgaaaaaaaggcAGGTGACAAAgtagggaaaatatttgcaactcataTAGCAAATACGGGACTGCTATTCCTAATATAAAAACTGCTAAAAGTTAAGACCAGCTACTTTATAGAAAACTGGGCAAAGAGATAACAGGTTATTCACAgaaagaacaaattttttttttttttttgaaagaaagatccTTAAATAGCTGAAAAGATGATCAGTCCCACACCTAATAAGAAAAATTCACGTTAAAACGACCCTGGACTGAGACATCCTAGTTTGCCAAGTTTCCCAGGTGACTCCTGTGTGGGCAGGGTTGCCAAAGAGCTCTAGACCACCCTTCTGGGATGCCACGGCTCAGCGAAGGGAAGAGGTTTGTGTGAGGACCCGCAGTGAGTCAGGGGCCATCTGGAAGGGCCACTTGAGTCTCTGGGTCCCAGCCGGGGCTTGTCCCTTGTCATCACACTGCCTGTCACCCAGGCACGTCCCCTCAGGATGGGTCATGTGCACTAGCTCTACAGGTCTGCACACCGTTTACATCCTCTTCTGTAATATTGAATAGCTGTTAGACCACAGGGTAGTGGTGTGAATAAAGTGAGATAAACCTTGGCCAGGGTGCTTCTAAATGTCAGTCCAAATAGCTTaactaaaaaagagagaagaaccctGAGAGACTATCCAGCACCGGACTGGCAAAAAGTCGTTAAGGTTGGTATTCACTAAGAAAAACTGGGGACGCAGGCACTCTGTGGCTGGGGAGAGTGTATCCTGGTGTAAACAGCCCTGAGCGCTGGCAGCTTGGCAAGTGAATAATATGGGGGCTTAGTCGTGCAGCTTTGTTTCTAATAGGTAA
It encodes:
- the FDFT1 gene encoding squalene synthase isoform X1 translates to MEEKLCSGPTIPMAVAACGTKAMCLFKRTFVLSPAAAPRGTGAGAGSPPRGCPLSSAAWPSKDWPRGEGVCGWLRTPPAACRRPQSHSCSSASPTSVCLLCPQDSLSNSLKTCYKYLNQTSRSFAAVIEALDGEMRHAVCIFYLVLRALDTLEDDMTISIEKKVPLLHNFHSYLYEPDWRYMESKEKDRQVLEDFPTISLEFRNLAEKYQTVIVDICQKMGFGMAEFLDKHVTSEQEWDKYCHYVAGLVGIGLSRLFSASELEDPLVGEDTECANSMGLFLQKTNIIRDYLEDHREGREFWPQEVWGKYVKKLGDFAKPQNIDSAVQCLNELITNALHHIPHVITYLSRLRNQSVFNFCAIPQVMAIATLAACYNNQQVFKGVVKIRKGQAVTLMMDATNMPAVKAIIYQYMEEIYHRIPSSDPSSGKTRQIISTIRTQNLPNCQLISRSHYSPLYLSFVMLLAALSWQYLSTLSQVTEDYVQTGEH
- the FDFT1 gene encoding squalene synthase isoform X3, which encodes MEFVKCLGRPEEFYNLLRFQMGGRRKVIPKMDQDSLSNSLKTCYKYLNQTSRSFAAVIEALDGEMRHAVCIFYLVLRALDTLEDDMTISIEKKVPLLHNFHSYLYEPDWRYMESKEKDRQVLEDFPTISLEFRNLAEKYQTVIVDICQKMGFGMAEFLDKHVTSEQEWDKYCHYVAGLVGIGLSRLFSASELEDPLVGEDTECANSMGLFLQKTNIIRDYLEDHREGREFWPQEVMAIATLAACYNNQQVFKGVVKIRKGQAVTLMMDATNMPAVKAIIYQYMEEIYHRIPSSDPSSGKTRQIISTIRTQNLPNCQLISRSHYSPLYLSFVMLLAALSWQYLSTLSQVTEDYVQTGEH